The following proteins come from a genomic window of Natronosalvus vescus:
- a CDS encoding DUF7503 family protein, which translates to MSNTDTPTIVSYLQNHPRMIGVLFTAMLLLSQAGTVMAESSATTTGP; encoded by the coding sequence ATGTCCAACACGGACACCCCGACGATAGTATCGTACCTACAGAATCACCCACGAATGATCGGCGTGCTGTTCACCGCTATGTTGTTGCTTTCGCAGGCGGGGACGGTCATGGCGGAATCATCAGCAACGACCACGGGCCCGTAA
- the mre11 gene encoding DNA double-strand break repair protein Mre11 → MTRVIHTGDTHIGYQQYNAPERRQDFLEAFGAVVDDAIADDVDAVVHAGDLFHDRRPGLIDLQGTVEILRRLAEADVPFLAVVGNHEGKRDAQWLDLFADLGLATRLGPDPVVVDAVAFYGLDFVPRSRRDDLTYDFNAVPEDADHAALVSHGLFEPFAHADWDTETVLEEASVEFDAMLLGDNHAADTAEVADTWVTYCGSTERASASERDDRGYNLVSFEESVAISRRSVPDTRAFVFVDVELDDGEGIDRVQERVREYELEDAVVIVTVEGEGRPITPAGIEELAIERGALVARVNDRREPAEADEEVSVSFADPDNAVRERVREMGLSNAALEIDRTVRDGEVADTNVRESVERRVRELLESDDSAFAPAPERDPEEVTTVADALSNGCTEGSSNDVVDSSADGDEFETVIESDGSDGAETSGDAVVEGGADTAESAADELETDVDDGEPETNADDEGENSGERGNADDSEDVGDTGTTSLGDFA, encoded by the coding sequence ATGACGCGGGTGATACACACGGGCGACACCCATATTGGGTACCAGCAGTACAACGCGCCCGAGCGACGACAGGACTTTCTCGAGGCGTTTGGTGCCGTGGTGGACGACGCGATTGCGGACGATGTCGACGCCGTAGTACACGCAGGCGACCTCTTTCACGATCGACGACCCGGCTTGATCGATCTCCAGGGAACCGTCGAGATTCTTCGCCGACTGGCCGAGGCGGACGTCCCCTTCCTCGCGGTCGTCGGCAACCACGAAGGGAAACGCGATGCCCAGTGGCTCGACCTCTTTGCTGATCTCGGCCTGGCGACGCGACTCGGGCCCGACCCCGTCGTAGTCGATGCGGTGGCGTTCTACGGCCTCGATTTCGTCCCGCGATCGAGACGCGACGACCTCACTTACGACTTCAACGCCGTTCCCGAGGACGCTGACCACGCCGCCCTCGTGAGCCACGGTCTGTTCGAGCCGTTCGCCCACGCCGACTGGGACACCGAGACGGTTCTCGAGGAGGCGTCGGTCGAGTTCGACGCGATGTTGCTCGGAGACAACCACGCCGCCGACACGGCCGAGGTGGCTGACACCTGGGTGACCTACTGTGGGTCGACCGAACGCGCGAGCGCGAGCGAGCGCGACGACCGTGGGTACAATCTGGTGTCCTTCGAAGAGTCCGTTGCAATCAGTCGCCGGAGTGTGCCCGACACCCGGGCGTTCGTTTTCGTCGACGTGGAACTCGACGATGGCGAAGGAATCGACCGCGTCCAGGAACGCGTTCGCGAGTACGAACTCGAAGACGCCGTGGTAATCGTCACGGTCGAAGGGGAGGGGCGGCCGATCACCCCCGCTGGCATCGAGGAACTGGCGATCGAGCGTGGAGCACTCGTTGCCCGGGTGAACGACCGCCGGGAACCTGCCGAGGCAGACGAGGAGGTCTCGGTTAGCTTCGCCGATCCGGACAACGCGGTTCGCGAACGGGTTCGCGAGATGGGGCTCTCGAACGCAGCCCTCGAGATCGACCGTACCGTCCGCGACGGCGAGGTGGCCGATACGAACGTCCGCGAATCAGTCGAACGCCGCGTTCGCGAGTTGCTCGAGTCGGACGATTCGGCGTTCGCGCCCGCGCCAGAGAGAGACCCTGAGGAGGTGACGACGGTCGCAGATGCCCTCTCGAACGGCTGCACTGAAGGGAGCAGCAACGATGTGGTTGACTCGAGCGCCGATGGGGACGAATTCGAAACCGTGATCGAATCCGATGGTTCCGACGGAGCCGAAACGTCCGGAGATGCAGTGGTCGAAGGCGGTGCGGATACGGCTGAATCGGCAGCCGACGAACTCGAAACCGACGTCGACGACGGTGAACCCGAAACTAACGCCGACGACGAAGGCGAAAATTCCGGCGAGCGTGGGAACGCTGACGACTCCGAGGATGTCGGAGACACGGGAACGACCTCACTGGGTGATTTCGCGTGA
- a CDS encoding DUF7322 domain-containing protein, which produces MDFEPSEHEPDEYDPEAEFHDPTSDSLTIPQVSAEPGDAHPQVVTMFWALVLVTKAAVIATSLGLLLLIFQRHTQFGWVLLAGGLILTGFAIYRYRSFDPAAFSNKDDEAAGDDTDSDGPVDSTRVATGTDGSARDDSSESSESSESSHSGNTSESTGSTRETDSDQ; this is translated from the coding sequence GTGGACTTCGAACCAAGTGAGCACGAACCCGACGAGTACGACCCCGAAGCCGAGTTTCACGACCCGACGTCGGACTCGCTGACGATCCCACAGGTATCTGCCGAACCCGGCGATGCCCACCCACAGGTGGTGACGATGTTCTGGGCGCTCGTTCTCGTCACGAAGGCCGCCGTCATCGCCACTTCGCTCGGGTTACTGTTGCTCATCTTCCAGCGCCACACCCAGTTCGGCTGGGTGCTATTGGCCGGCGGTCTGATCCTCACCGGGTTCGCGATCTATCGCTATCGATCGTTCGATCCGGCCGCTTTTTCGAACAAAGACGACGAGGCAGCAGGCGACGATACCGACTCTGACGGGCCCGTAGACTCGACACGTGTTGCCACCGGAACGGACGGCTCGGCTCGAGACGACTCGAGCGAATCAAGCGAGTCAAGCGAATCGAGTCACTCGGGCAACACGAGCGAATCGACCGGGTCGACCAGGGAGACAGATTCCGACCAATGA
- a CDS encoding histidine kinase N-terminal 7TM domain-containing protein has protein sequence MSLEVSALGLAFLGTGIIILGFLHKPLTRPGTPGSTAFAVTVVGCALWPLSLSLGLLVDGDITAAVAWSGRLVAPTVLTVGWLLLAVRITTDREPRWWLVAALAGYVGLELLVLATNPFHQFGFDPAVVAGTDGVTPDWNAWFWIQATINYVLMASATVVLAAEAIRATGLRRRQSALLAVAVVPTGIANLVTISGLVQIPHDLSPFGFVGSAIIMSWALYRAEFLDIVPIARNTALEELPHAVVTLASDGRVIDFNAVAQQYFNAEAGIGAPARAFFANVADETVATFETGEVGHRQVRIETDEGTRYFDCTASAVGSDPNAGRVLVFREVTDRIRRERQLLEQNETLSEFANIVSHDLQGPLMEVRSSATLAVQTGESDHVEQVLEGADRMDRLVDDLLELARSGRQIDDPTPVSLESVAQRAWGSVWTPEAELSVEADCTIAADPDRLQQLLENLFRNAVEHGSTSRSVADAHEEAMEYCSTSDNVDRVTFTEQVGVYKETSSSGTLPDGFVSVTVRAIPGGFAIDDDGPGIASERRTHVFDRGITTSPDGTGLGLAIVEQISTAHGWSVDVTESPEGGARFSLTGVSVLETQGDPDRMSSVHARE, from the coding sequence ATGAGCCTCGAGGTCTCGGCACTGGGACTCGCGTTCCTCGGAACCGGGATCATTATCCTCGGATTCTTGCACAAACCACTCACCCGTCCGGGGACACCCGGAAGTACGGCGTTCGCCGTAACTGTCGTTGGCTGTGCGCTGTGGCCGTTGAGCCTCAGCCTGGGGCTACTCGTCGACGGGGACATCACCGCGGCTGTCGCCTGGAGCGGGCGTCTCGTCGCGCCGACCGTCCTCACCGTCGGCTGGTTGTTGCTCGCCGTTCGCATCACGACCGATCGAGAACCCCGGTGGTGGCTCGTCGCCGCCCTCGCCGGCTACGTCGGGCTCGAACTCCTGGTACTCGCGACGAATCCGTTCCACCAGTTCGGGTTCGATCCGGCGGTCGTCGCCGGTACCGACGGGGTGACACCGGACTGGAACGCCTGGTTCTGGATCCAGGCGACGATCAACTACGTCCTCATGGCGAGTGCAACGGTCGTCCTCGCCGCAGAGGCGATCCGGGCGACCGGCCTGCGACGCAGACAGAGTGCACTCCTGGCCGTCGCCGTGGTACCAACCGGCATCGCAAACCTGGTGACGATCAGCGGTCTCGTGCAGATACCCCACGATCTGAGCCCGTTCGGGTTCGTCGGTAGCGCGATTATCATGTCCTGGGCGCTCTACCGGGCCGAGTTCCTCGATATCGTCCCAATCGCCCGGAATACCGCCCTCGAGGAACTGCCACACGCCGTCGTGACCCTCGCCAGTGACGGTCGCGTAATCGACTTCAACGCGGTCGCACAGCAGTATTTCAACGCCGAGGCGGGAATCGGGGCCCCCGCTCGAGCGTTCTTTGCGAACGTGGCCGACGAAACGGTTGCCACATTCGAAACCGGCGAGGTCGGCCACCGTCAGGTGCGCATCGAGACCGACGAGGGGACTCGCTACTTCGATTGCACCGCTTCGGCCGTTGGCTCCGATCCCAACGCTGGTCGCGTGCTCGTCTTTCGTGAAGTGACCGATCGCATCCGTCGCGAGCGCCAACTCCTCGAGCAAAACGAGACCCTCTCGGAGTTCGCCAACATCGTCTCCCACGACCTGCAGGGCCCGCTCATGGAAGTTCGCAGTAGCGCCACACTCGCAGTTCAGACGGGGGAGTCAGACCACGTCGAGCAGGTGCTCGAGGGTGCCGATCGAATGGATCGTCTCGTCGACGATCTCCTGGAACTCGCCCGTTCTGGCCGACAAATCGACGACCCCACTCCCGTCTCACTCGAGTCGGTCGCCCAGCGGGCCTGGGGGAGCGTCTGGACGCCGGAAGCCGAACTCAGCGTCGAAGCCGACTGTACGATCGCCGCAGACCCCGACCGCCTCCAGCAACTGCTCGAGAATCTGTTTCGAAACGCCGTGGAGCATGGCTCCACGAGCCGTTCGGTCGCTGACGCTCACGAAGAAGCCATGGAGTACTGCTCCACGAGCGATAACGTGGATCGGGTCACGTTCACAGAGCAGGTGGGTGTGTACAAAGAAACATCGTCATCGGGTACGCTCCCCGACGGTTTCGTCTCGGTCACCGTCCGTGCAATCCCTGGTGGGTTCGCCATCGACGACGATGGGCCAGGGATCGCGTCCGAGCGACGAACGCACGTGTTCGACCGCGGAATTACCACCTCACCGGACGGTACCGGACTCGGACTCGCGATTGTCGAGCAGATCAGTACCGCACACGGCTGGTCAGTCGATGTGACCGAATCACCCGAAGGCGGCGCGCGGTTCTCACTGACGGGCGTTTCAGTGCTCGAGACGCAGGGCGATCCCGATCGAATGTCGTCCGTACACGCCAGGGAGTGA
- the rad50 gene encoding DNA double-strand break repair ATPase Rad50, which yields MRVDFLRLRNFKCYAEAELGLENGVTVVHGVNGSGKSTLLEAVFFALYGSKALDDRTLDDVITTGEEETEVELAFTHANTSYRIERALKLRGDRAATTKCVLETPDGTVEGARDVRREVTELLRMDADAFVNCAYVRQGEVNKLIHASPRERQDMIDDLLQLGALEEYRERASEARLGVKDVLDKQQGALEKLREQIESKEEKNLHERLNGLESRRADVTEKIDRFESQREAAQETLENATDVLERHEETREEIESLETEIEELRTTISETEREREELLEEIQNLGTEREDALEERRELLAEPDVDLEIDPDADENTEEISSTLENRIDEFEAEDEALRDDLEEIRVEINERSNEAEQLRERAVELETEAEAAEADAEELAETIADDESAIEKRESTLAELEDEIDEIREQFADAPIDFGDATAHHAELEDEREACRSSLADTSAKLDAVEASIGEGEELLEQGKCPECGQPVEDSPHVDVLEERRAERDDLEAKRVELEDDLESVTERLERADALRDAERRVDELETNRDNVRQLLEEKRETMADRRDRRETGLERADELEATAETKRADAEDVDEAVEASRARLGEINGERAELRTRLETLRTIATLTDRIDDLERDAEGLRDQRENKAELNEERRTRLSEKRDRKRGLEDEFDSTRIEEARQERSNAQAYLEKVAPKLEELGETREGIQNAIGAVEQELEELEALREDVDRVADRCDDLQSLYDEAETLQATYGDLRAELRQRNVDTLERLLNETFDLVYQNDSYAAIDLDGEYRLTVYQKDGEALEPEQLSGGERALFNLSLRCAIYRLLAEGVEGSAPMPPLILDEPTVFLDSGHVTQLVSLIESMRTLGVEQIVVVSHDDELVGAADDLVRVEKDATSNRSRLERGEPPEAALLASD from the coding sequence GTGAGAGTCGACTTCCTCAGGCTTCGTAATTTTAAATGCTACGCCGAGGCAGAACTCGGCCTCGAGAACGGCGTCACCGTCGTCCACGGCGTCAACGGCAGCGGCAAATCGACGCTGCTCGAGGCGGTGTTTTTCGCCCTCTACGGTTCGAAAGCGCTCGATGACCGGACGCTGGACGACGTGATCACGACCGGTGAGGAGGAAACCGAGGTCGAACTCGCGTTCACGCACGCGAACACGAGTTATCGCATCGAGCGGGCACTCAAACTCCGGGGCGACCGGGCGGCGACTACGAAGTGCGTCCTCGAGACCCCCGACGGGACGGTCGAAGGCGCACGGGACGTCCGCCGGGAGGTAACCGAACTCCTGCGGATGGACGCCGACGCGTTCGTCAACTGCGCGTACGTTCGACAGGGCGAGGTCAACAAGCTCATTCACGCCTCACCGCGTGAGCGCCAGGACATGATCGACGACCTCCTTCAGCTCGGAGCCCTCGAGGAGTATCGCGAGCGGGCGAGCGAGGCCAGGTTGGGGGTCAAGGACGTCCTCGACAAACAGCAGGGTGCCCTCGAGAAGTTGCGAGAACAGATCGAGTCGAAGGAGGAGAAGAACCTCCACGAGCGACTCAACGGCCTCGAAAGTCGGCGAGCGGACGTGACCGAGAAGATCGACCGATTCGAATCACAGCGGGAAGCGGCCCAGGAGACGCTCGAGAACGCGACGGACGTCCTCGAGCGACACGAGGAGACCCGCGAAGAGATCGAATCCCTCGAGACTGAGATCGAGGAGCTGCGGACGACGATCAGCGAGACCGAACGCGAACGGGAGGAGTTACTCGAGGAGATCCAAAATCTCGGGACGGAACGCGAGGATGCGCTTGAGGAACGACGGGAACTACTGGCCGAACCCGACGTCGATCTCGAGATCGATCCCGATGCCGACGAAAATACCGAGGAAATTTCGTCGACCCTCGAGAACCGAATCGACGAATTCGAGGCCGAAGACGAGGCGCTTCGGGACGACCTGGAGGAGATCCGTGTCGAGATCAACGAGCGATCGAACGAGGCCGAACAGCTCCGTGAACGGGCGGTCGAACTCGAGACAGAAGCGGAGGCGGCGGAGGCTGACGCCGAGGAACTCGCCGAAACGATTGCCGACGACGAGTCGGCGATCGAGAAACGGGAGTCGACGCTCGCGGAACTCGAAGACGAGATCGATGAGATCCGTGAGCAGTTCGCGGATGCACCGATCGACTTCGGTGATGCGACAGCCCATCACGCGGAACTCGAGGACGAACGCGAGGCGTGTCGGTCATCGCTCGCCGACACATCCGCCAAGCTCGACGCCGTGGAGGCCTCCATCGGGGAGGGCGAGGAACTGCTCGAGCAGGGGAAGTGCCCGGAGTGTGGCCAGCCAGTCGAGGACTCCCCGCACGTCGACGTGCTCGAGGAGCGCCGTGCCGAACGTGACGACCTGGAAGCCAAACGAGTCGAACTCGAGGACGACCTCGAGTCGGTCACGGAACGGCTCGAGCGTGCGGATGCGCTGCGTGATGCCGAACGACGCGTCGACGAACTGGAGACGAACCGGGACAACGTTCGACAGTTACTCGAGGAAAAGCGGGAGACGATGGCCGATCGACGCGACCGTCGGGAGACGGGACTCGAGCGAGCGGACGAACTCGAAGCAACCGCCGAAACGAAGCGGGCCGATGCCGAGGACGTCGATGAGGCGGTGGAAGCGTCGCGTGCTCGACTCGGCGAGATCAACGGCGAGCGCGCCGAGCTACGAACCCGACTGGAGACGCTTCGGACGATCGCCACGCTCACGGATCGAATCGACGACCTCGAGCGAGACGCCGAGGGGCTACGCGACCAGCGCGAGAACAAGGCCGAACTGAACGAGGAGCGACGGACGCGCCTATCCGAAAAACGCGATCGAAAGCGCGGACTCGAGGACGAGTTCGACAGTACGCGAATCGAGGAGGCACGACAGGAACGGTCGAACGCGCAGGCGTACCTCGAGAAGGTCGCACCGAAACTCGAGGAACTCGGTGAGACTCGCGAGGGGATCCAGAACGCCATCGGCGCGGTCGAACAGGAACTCGAGGAACTCGAGGCGCTTCGAGAGGACGTCGACCGGGTCGCCGACCGATGTGACGACCTGCAGTCGCTGTACGACGAGGCCGAGACGCTCCAGGCGACCTACGGCGATCTGCGGGCGGAACTGCGCCAGCGAAACGTCGACACGCTCGAGCGACTGCTCAACGAGACGTTCGACCTCGTCTATCAGAACGACTCCTACGCGGCGATCGACCTGGATGGTGAGTACCGCCTGACGGTCTACCAGAAAGATGGCGAGGCTCTCGAACCGGAACAGCTCTCGGGCGGCGAGCGGGCGCTGTTCAATCTGAGTCTGCGGTGTGCGATCTACCGATTGCTGGCGGAGGGTGTCGAAGGGTCGGCACCGATGCCGCCGCTGATCCTGGACGAGCCAACGGTGTTCCTCGATTCGGGGCACGTGACCCAGTTGGTTTCGTTGATCGAGTCGATGCGAACGCTCGGGGTCGAACAGATCGTCGTGGTCAGCCACGACGACGAACTCGTCGGTGCGGCAGACGACCTCGTGCGCGTGGAGAAGGATGCGACTTCGAACCGATCGCGCCTCGAGCGCGGGGAGCCGCCGGAGGCGGCCCTGCTGGCGTCTGACTGA
- a CDS encoding DUF7346 family protein: MKPVRDEDGRRYLLLKRSSESSLVRDPATGETRHIPTDQLETLPGASPLEMAAAVIDESVRTLLLSIPDERTLGLVLEIDAHGELGVRTILDRYDFCESDLHGRLTVLNAAGVLEETTVNGERGYTLTSEATQAISVLRTASTTDEDD, encoded by the coding sequence ATGAAACCAGTCCGCGACGAAGATGGGAGACGATACCTGCTCCTGAAACGCTCGTCTGAGTCGAGTCTCGTTCGCGACCCCGCCACGGGTGAGACGCGACACATCCCAACTGATCAACTCGAGACCCTTCCCGGGGCATCGCCGCTCGAGATGGCCGCCGCCGTGATCGACGAGTCCGTCCGCACGCTCCTGTTGAGTATTCCCGACGAGCGAACGCTCGGGCTGGTGCTCGAGATCGACGCCCACGGCGAACTGGGCGTCCGGACGATCCTCGATCGCTACGACTTCTGTGAGAGCGACCTTCACGGCCGACTGACCGTCCTCAACGCCGCCGGGGTGCTCGAGGAGACGACCGTCAACGGAGAACGCGGCTACACCCTCACTTCCGAAGCAACGCAAGCGATTTCGGTGCTTCGAACCGCATCCACCACCGACGAGGACGACTGA
- a CDS encoding DUF7504 family protein, producing MVGGAKEFVRGQCDDALSPTGRFVTTQLESLKRKGCNILVTGNVPPEVSFHATRNLFGDDQCERSRQRILACTDLHPPGNHYLWTGYESEPELISSAGLQRSISRLPSPRGIAAADLNWISEFQMQICEAIAEADATTDGLEPSQLRMSVMTLRPTIETVTHDETDRFLRVLTHLVEGVSGMAHYHLPVDDEDELVTRHADHFDIRIELRNRDHVPPESRWHFPDCGKATRWHQL from the coding sequence ATGGTTGGTGGTGCCAAAGAATTTGTTCGCGGACAGTGCGACGACGCGCTGAGTCCGACGGGGCGGTTTGTGACAACACAACTCGAGTCCCTCAAGCGAAAAGGATGTAACATACTCGTCACGGGAAATGTGCCGCCTGAAGTGAGCTTTCACGCCACCAGGAACCTGTTCGGTGACGACCAGTGTGAACGATCGAGACAGCGAATTCTCGCGTGTACGGATCTCCATCCGCCCGGAAACCACTACCTGTGGACGGGCTATGAGTCCGAACCCGAGCTGATCTCCTCCGCTGGGCTCCAGCGAAGCATTTCACGGCTTCCTTCGCCGCGAGGAATCGCCGCGGCGGATCTCAACTGGATCTCCGAATTCCAGATGCAGATCTGTGAGGCGATTGCCGAGGCCGACGCCACGACGGACGGCCTCGAGCCGTCGCAGCTCAGGATGTCCGTCATGACGCTTCGGCCGACCATCGAGACGGTTACCCACGATGAGACCGATCGGTTTCTTCGTGTGTTGACCCATCTCGTCGAGGGTGTCTCGGGGATGGCGCATTACCATCTTCCGGTCGACGACGAGGACGAACTCGTCACTCGTCACGCCGACCACTTCGACATCCGCATCGAACTTCGCAACCGCGACCACGTGCCACCGGAGAGCCGGTGGCACTTTCCCGACTGCGGGAAAGCAACACGATGGCACCAACTGTAA
- a CDS encoding DUF7331 family protein, with protein sequence MNDDTTDGGEPRGEPDGTTTIEAYETDDGTVFYDAENPLAWMETTQPLSLEELA encoded by the coding sequence ATGAACGACGATACGACGGATGGTGGCGAACCGCGTGGTGAACCCGATGGAACCACCACGATCGAAGCGTACGAAACGGACGACGGTACCGTCTTCTACGATGCGGAAAACCCGCTCGCGTGGATGGAGACGACGCAACCCCTTTCCCTCGAGGAACTCGCCTGA
- a CDS encoding DNA-directed DNA polymerase codes for MTDAGQTGLDAFSSGDEERPDEEAAHVAGNGGVTAGEVIDVTAETLPDATGACELAVMQVDYTVAGYGDDEYPIVHVFGRTMDDELEHVKVLGFRPYFFAPTETLSEDALERNDRITGWEETDEDEEPYESIRGERLTKIFGQTPRDVGQMRDEFEHYEADILFPNRLLIDKDIRSGVRVPERRDEDGTIVVPHDELEACEVDADPRVQTFDIEVDDRNGFPEDGEEPIICLASHDSYRDEYILWIFEADEGDGEIPADLTEYEPIEGDIGHEVRAFDAEEAMLEAFLEYIEETDPDLLTGWNFDDFDAPYFLDRLEVLEGPHHDYDLDPDRLSRIGEVWRSNWGGPDIKGRVVFDLLYGYQRMVFSELDSYRLDAVGEAELGVGKERYAGSIGDLWEDDPTRLLEYNLRDVELCVELDRQQSIVAFWDEVRSFVGCKLEDAPTPGDTVDMYVLHEAHGRFALPSKGQQEAGEEYEGGAVFDPITGVKENVTVLDLKSLYPMCMVTVNASPETKVDPETYDGETHVAPSGTHFRQEPDGVMREMINELLAEREEKKSLRNEHEPGTQAYEQYDRQQGAVKVIMNSLYGVSGWERFRLYDKEAASAITATGREVIEFTEEASNEIGYDVAYGDTDSVMLELGPDVSTEEAIEQSFEIEEYVNGRYDDFAREELNADEHRFQIEFEKLYRRFFQAGTKKRYAGHIVWKEGNDVDDIDITGFEYKRSDIAPITKEVQHRVIEMIVRDGDIDAVTDYVAGVIDDFLEGDVSLEEIAIPGGIGKRLDNYDTDTAHVRGAKYANRLLGTNFDRGSKPKRLYLERIDPSFFRRVEEEEGLDPHTDPIYGAFKRDPDVICFEYDDQIPEAFAVDYDKMLEKTLQGPIERILEALGMSWDEVKSGQEQTGLDSFM; via the coding sequence ATGACTGACGCGGGCCAAACAGGGCTGGATGCCTTCTCGAGCGGGGACGAGGAACGCCCCGACGAGGAGGCCGCACACGTCGCCGGCAACGGCGGTGTGACAGCGGGTGAGGTAATCGACGTCACTGCGGAGACGCTTCCGGACGCCACCGGTGCGTGTGAACTCGCTGTGATGCAGGTCGACTACACCGTCGCGGGTTACGGCGACGACGAGTACCCCATCGTCCACGTCTTCGGTCGGACGATGGACGACGAACTCGAGCACGTCAAGGTGCTCGGTTTTCGGCCCTACTTTTTTGCACCCACCGAGACGCTGTCGGAGGACGCCCTCGAGCGCAACGACCGGATCACGGGCTGGGAGGAAACCGACGAGGACGAGGAACCTTACGAGAGTATTCGTGGTGAACGCCTGACGAAGATCTTCGGCCAGACGCCCCGCGACGTCGGCCAGATGCGCGACGAGTTCGAGCACTACGAGGCGGACATCCTGTTCCCGAATCGGTTGCTGATCGATAAGGACATCCGCAGCGGCGTTCGGGTTCCCGAGCGACGGGACGAGGACGGCACCATCGTCGTCCCCCACGACGAACTCGAGGCCTGCGAAGTGGATGCCGACCCCCGTGTACAGACGTTCGACATCGAGGTCGACGACCGCAACGGCTTCCCGGAGGACGGCGAGGAGCCGATCATCTGTCTGGCCAGCCACGACTCCTACCGGGACGAGTACATCCTGTGGATCTTCGAGGCCGACGAGGGAGACGGCGAAATTCCCGCCGACCTCACCGAGTACGAGCCGATCGAAGGCGATATCGGTCACGAGGTACGCGCGTTCGACGCCGAGGAGGCCATGCTCGAGGCGTTCCTTGAGTACATCGAGGAGACCGACCCCGACCTCCTGACGGGATGGAACTTCGACGACTTCGACGCGCCGTACTTCCTCGACCGTCTCGAGGTGCTGGAGGGGCCACACCACGACTACGATCTCGATCCGGATCGCCTCTCCCGCATCGGCGAAGTCTGGCGAAGCAACTGGGGTGGCCCGGACATCAAGGGGCGGGTCGTCTTCGACCTGCTTTATGGCTACCAGCGGATGGTCTTCTCCGAACTCGATTCCTACCGGCTCGACGCCGTTGGCGAGGCCGAACTCGGCGTCGGCAAGGAGCGCTACGCGGGCTCGATCGGCGACCTCTGGGAGGACGACCCCACTCGTCTGCTCGAGTACAACTTGCGTGACGTCGAACTCTGTGTCGAACTCGATCGCCAGCAGTCGATCGTCGCCTTCTGGGACGAGGTGCGTTCGTTCGTCGGCTGTAAACTCGAGGACGCGCCGACTCCGGGAGACACCGTCGACATGTACGTCCTGCACGAGGCCCACGGGCGATTTGCCCTACCATCGAAGGGGCAACAGGAAGCCGGCGAGGAGTACGAGGGTGGTGCCGTTTTCGATCCGATCACGGGCGTCAAAGAGAACGTCACCGTGCTCGACCTGAAGAGTCTGTACCCGATGTGCATGGTGACGGTCAACGCCTCCCCCGAGACCAAGGTCGACCCCGAAACCTACGACGGTGAGACCCACGTCGCACCCTCGGGAACCCACTTCCGACAGGAACCGGACGGCGTCATGCGGGAGATGATCAACGAACTGCTCGCCGAACGTGAAGAGAAAAAGTCACTTCGAAACGAGCACGAACCCGGCACCCAGGCGTACGAACAGTACGACCGTCAGCAAGGAGCTGTCAAGGTTATTATGAATTCGCTCTACGGCGTTTCGGGGTGGGAACGCTTCCGCCTCTACGACAAGGAGGCTGCGTCCGCGATCACGGCGACCGGCCGGGAAGTGATCGAGTTCACCGAAGAGGCCTCGAACGAAATCGGATACGACGTGGCCTACGGCGACACCGACAGCGTCATGCTCGAGCTCGGCCCCGACGTCTCGACGGAGGAGGCTATCGAGCAGTCGTTCGAAATAGAGGAGTACGTCAACGGCCGGTACGATGACTTCGCGCGCGAGGAACTCAACGCCGACGAGCACCGCTTCCAGATCGAGTTCGAGAAACTCTACCGGCGATTCTTCCAGGCGGGGACGAAAAAGCGCTACGCGGGCCACATCGTCTGGAAGGAGGGCAACGACGTCGACGACATCGACATCACCGGCTTCGAGTACAAACGGTCGGACATCGCTCCCATCACCAAAGAAGTCCAGCATCGAGTGATCGAAATGATCGTTCGGGACGGCGATATCGACGCCGTGACCGACTACGTTGCCGGCGTGATCGACGATTTCCTCGAGGGGGACGTGAGCCTCGAGGAGATCGCGATTCCAGGCGGCATCGGCAAGCGCCTCGACAACTACGACACCGACACGGCCCACGTTCGTGGGGCGAAGTACGCCAACCGCCTCCTGGGGACGAACTTCGACCGGGGCAGCAAGCCGAAACGACTCTACCTCGAGCGCATCGATCCGTCCTTCTTCCGTCGCGTCGAGGAAGAAGAAGGGCTCGACCCCCACACCGACCCGATCTACGGCGCGTTCAAACGCGACCCGGACGTGATCTGTTTCGAGTACGACGACCAGATCCCCGAGGCGTTCGCCGTCGACTACGACAAGATGCTCGAGAAGACGCTGCAAGGGCCGATCGAGCGAATTCTCGAGGCGCTCGGGATGTCCTGGGACGAGGTAAAATCGGGACAGGAACAGACTGGTCTGGATAGCTTCATGTGA